A region of the Leishmania panamensis strain MHOM/PA/94/PSC-1 chromosome 21 sequence genome:
cagtggcggctgcgacgaGGACAGCCATGACGACTCGGATGCGATGTCCGACATGATGGCCGCCCTCACGTACAACCCAGGGGTGGAGACGGTGGTGGGCCTAGGCGGGACAGCCAcgaagggcggcggcgacgtaGACGTGGACCAGTCCCGCTCGTCTCCGcatccaccaccgctgtcgcgGATACCTGCCTCCAGCGTGTTGCCGACAGTCATTATGAGTGCCACACGTTTCTCAGCATCCCGTGCGGCCTCCGTGGGCAGCTCCGTCATCTTGTCGGCCACAAGTGcgggcgccggcggcgccataaggccaccgccgcgggtGCCTAGTATGTTCCGCATGAGCGGCGTGCTTCCCACCGCACTTCCCCGCAAGCAAGAGGAGGCTCTGGTGCGTCGCCTCAGCAAGCCCACCTGCAACCCTGCCGCGATGAGTCTGCGCGCCGCCTCTACAGAGAATGCCTACACTCACTGTCACGCTGCGGACACCACAGCCATCATCAGCACATCCGACTCAGCGTCCGTCAACGCCAAGGAGACTGAAGACCGCTCGACACGGCTAGCCCCATCACGACCTCCCTCCGGGGCGGCCGCCCAGCACCACTACCGCTCTCATCCGCACCTGTTGGATCACGAGCTCTCTAACAAGACAGTGTTGCGCAATGACCGAGCTCCACTGTCGCGGAACGTCTGCCATCGTCCACGAAGCTGCTCATCGTCAGCCTGGGCAAATCCATATTGCACCTCTGTGGGTGCTAATCACCAGCATCGGCCGTCATCGTCAGTGGTCTCCGACatgggcggtggcggcggctgcctgTTGCAGCTGACCGAGGAGCAAAGTCGTGATTTCATCATCTTTGACGTGCCTTCTGTgctcgtggcggcgccgctgtcgtcgtcagcggctgctgcggctgctgtgcaggtgatgggcggcggtgccccAGTCGCACCACTATTAGACGCGGGAGCTCCACTGCAACAACTGGACCCGCATCGACGGGCAGACCACAGTGCCGCGTCACGAGGTGCCACGAGGGGTGCCTCAAGGACAGGCGCCGCACCACCGGCTCGTGCTAACGCGAAGTGTGAGTCTACAGAAGGCCGGCAAGCGGGGAGCACCTCGAGGAATGCTGTTGCTAAgccggtgcggcgcggcTCGCGCTTTAGGAAGTCATCCTCCCGGTGCTTGAGTGATGCCCCGCAACGTGGTCAAGCTGCCGCTGATCCACATGGGATGGGGTGCATTAGCAGTCGGAAAATTATCGATTCCGGTGCTTCTGcacatcctcctctctcccctcacccagAGCCACACATCTCCCTTTACGAGCGACGCCTTTATCGCCAGCTTCAGCTTGCACACGCAGATGAGCCCGTTTACCATCACACGAacgggaggaaggggaaaggagagcggTAGAGGCGCACTGGTATGGTTGTGTGTCAAGCGCACATCAGGACAGAGAAAACGGATGGCGAGGAAGGATGCCCCAATGACAGAGACAGGGCCGCGCAGCCACTGGgaccgccaccatcgccccTCGCCGCCCACTGCTCCCCCCCTAAGTGGATGCGTCGTCGCTGTTCTTTTCAGCGCCATCTCGTCAtgcgctctttttccctttttgaCCCCTAGACGAAGGTACTGCGGCTGTGTGTTGACGTGAGTCCCACGCAAcaaccccccccttccccttcctctcttttccccttgttccccgtacacacacacacacgcgcgcgcatgcAGCCAGACCAACGTTTTACCCAacttcttttttcccttaCGGCCATTGTCTGAATGTAACACTTGATTgcaccacacccaccccacgCCATCTTGTTGAGCAGGACCACGTGCACATGCCCATTGGCTGTTTCTTTCGTTGTTtggtttttctctctctctctctcgtgcgcgtgtgtgtgtgtgtgtgcgtgaactgatgaagaggaaaggaaaggtggagggaggtgaaaacttcccccctcctctctccttttctccaaCCGCCTCAGGCACTCACACGTCTCTTgccctcgcgcgcgcgctctctctctctgtgcatgcTTGTTAGCGCGTGATTTATGCGTAGTGGATTGCCGCCCCATCACAATTCTTTTTTCCCATGCCCgttcttgtttttttttttgccttttttgggtgctcttctccccacccttctcccctttccctgaTGACGGGAGGACCCACACCTCGTTGCATGGCTTCCCAGGCACCCgtacccccttccccttcctcactCTCTGTGGGGAAGGCCAGGCTGCCCTTCACCACCCCTGCCACATGCCACAACTccgctggcggtgacaggatcaagcacctacgacgcGGGGGAGGCCAGAGCGTTGTattgctgctgatgccggcggtccGATACTGGACGGCGTGGAGCCGGGGagacctgcggcagtgaaCACACCTGCGTCATTGATCTGATGGGCAACGTGCCACGGTGACTCTTATGTACTCCAACCCggcccttgctgctgcctggTGTGGGG
Encoded here:
- a CDS encoding hypothetical protein (TriTrypDB/GeneDB-style sysID: LpmP.21.1160), yielding MLTAAPTEAGGMRTLFQLCLQTPLAAASATLRVSDWHTLLDKLRQEGHHKLPPQPILDDVARTITHIMQSEGHPDGLTLSSFACIMQRQLKEVRGDMTSPLSADFATGDGTASREGAVLHFPQHPKYVLAVPTSAVAAAPQSSLSPLKRRGRRSSQTTLTVASNSGLWRVLPTWCMALAGLFPLEMSSVCPVPVVCYLRSIGLIRAVLEAIMQRLQLELEAIPEYVASFAKAARRETQHRSESAAAESFVQSLPPEGSEGSRSVSNLLALSGASAGARRACSAVVARGAVSASSDGDGKWKEQPVWCSAMSGRHRRRVKYRKRGAATNTTTIPGGTGSDGAVVVSYPQRVTNGNRRLNTDVTISASSDDVKSHYLDQRPLDEISVSVVARAKARRLMDTLRRHTVPINRYECFARVEPESEPVQKPLCFVSQEELKSTFSGGCDEDSHDDSDAMSDMMAALTYNPGVETVVGLGGTATKGGGDVDVDQSRSSPHPPPLSRIPASSVLPTVIMSATRFSASRAASVGSSVILSATSAGAGGAIRPPPRVPSMFRMSGVLPTALPRKQEEALVRRLSKPTCNPAAMSLRAASTENAYTHCHAADTTAIISTSDSASVNAKETEDRSTRLAPSRPPSGAAAQHHYRSHPHLLDHELSNKTVLRNDRAPLSRNVCHRPRSCSSSAWANPYCTSVGANHQHRPSSSVVSDMGGGGGCLLQLTEEQSRDFIIFDVPSVLVAAPLSSSAAAAAAVQVMGGGAPVAPLLDAGAPLQQLDPHRRADHSAASRGATRGASRTGAAPPARANAKCESTEGRQAGSTSRNAVAKPVRRGSRFRKSSSRCLSDAPQRGQAAADPHGMGCISSRKIIDSGASAHPPLSPHPEPHISLYERRLYRQLQLAHADEPVYHHTNGRKGKGER